From the Colletotrichum lupini chromosome 10, complete sequence genome, one window contains:
- a CDS encoding extracellular serine-rich protein: MKFSIVAVYLSAFIGGSLAAALNERQAPPAPGPAPPTPKVIPVVVGSPTREKSLLFYPEVVKANPGDIVQFQFWPNNHTVTQAANTQAPCNPLQDTMPNGVHSGFIPGVTDGSPVGTFNVQVENTEPMLMYCAQGMHCQLGMVMIINPKADADVQAYKMAAKGSQMNVPAKNVAGGSAGRIPSNLAVPPVV, encoded by the exons ATGAAGTTCAGCATCGTCGCCGTCTATCTCTCCGCCTTTATAGGAGGCTCCTTGGCCGCCGCTCTCAATG AGCGTCAGGCACCACCTGCGCCGGGCCCCGCTCCCCCGACGCCCAAGGTCATCCCCGTTGTCGTCGGTAGCCCGACTCGTGAGAAGTCTCTGCTCTTCTATCCTGAGGTCGTAAAGGCAAACCCTGGAGACATTGTTCAGTTCCAGTTCTGGCCCAACAACCATACCGTCACTCAGGCCGCGAACACCCAGGCCCCGTGTAACCCTCTCCAGGATACGATGCCGAATGGCGTTCATTCTGGTTTTATCCCGGGAGTTACAGACGGCTCTCCGGTCGGGACTTTCAACGTGCAGGTCGAGAACACCGAGCCCATGCTCATGTACTGCGCTCAAGGCATGCACTGCCAGCTTGGCATGGTCATGATCATTAACCC GAAGGCGGACGCCGATGTCCAAGCGTACAAGATGGCCGCCAAGGGATCACAGATGAACGTCCCTGCCAAGAATGTGGCTGGTGGTTCTGCGGGCAGGATTCCTTCAAATTTGGCTGTTCCGCCTGTTGTGTAA
- a CDS encoding MFS transporter translates to MPVEPRTTTSLSIPRTSGEKFSDAELEKTSPAQDATAEEYPTGASLAIITIGLFLAVLCFGLDRSILGTAIPVITSEFESLPDVAWYGSAYLFTMCSFQLFFGKLYAEFNAKWVFLVALFIFEVGSIVCAVAPSSVVLIVGRAISGVGAAGLMSGALIILARSVPLHRRPQFTAAVGAAGGISQCIAPTLGGVFVDKATWRWCFWINLPLGGVTFLVVLFLLKLPTPPKKQTQSVREFISNFDLVGTLLLIPWIICLLLALQWGGTEYPWSNWRIILCWCLFAVCFLLWALVQFREGDKATVPFRILFQRSMACACWLMLLLFSLLFIEVYYIPIWLQAVKNHSAYQSGIDLLASSVSLSVATILSGFLTSHIGYYVPQLIASSVIASIGTGLIYSFDENTSSGFWIASLVLLGVGVGLGGQQTLIAVQTVFQGRDVALATSLLIFLQSLGGTVFLAVAQNIFHSRLISELSQNVPNVNPAVVIDAGGSGLVESMRSIYPDSVDGIIGAYNKALQNVFLIATVLGCLTVFGCVFIEWKSVKKDKTKGGQTPGQTKRDGDAEK, encoded by the exons ATGCCTGTCGAACCAAG AACGACAACCTCACTCTCGATACCACGAACGAGTGGAGAGAAGTTCAGCGATGCAGAACTAGAGAAGACCTCTCCAGCCCAAGATGCCACCGCAGAAGAGTATCCCACTGGTGCGAGCCTGGCCATCATCACAATTGGCCTATTCCTTGCGGTTTTGTGCTTTGGACTT GATCGCTCAATCTTGGGAACTGCGATCCCGGTAATCACATCCGAGTTTGAGTCTTTACCGGATGTAGCGTGGTATGGCTCCGCGTACCTCTTCACCATGTGTTCGTTCCAGCTCTTTTTCGGCAAATTGTACGCCGAGTTCAACGCCAAATGGGTCTTCCTTGTTGCTCTCTTCATCTTTGAGGTGGGGTCCATTGTCTGCGCCGTGGCTCCGAGCTCCGTGGTTCTTATTGTCGGCCGAGCCATCTCCGGAGTCGGTGCCGCTGGACTCATGTCCGGCGCTCTCATT ATTTTGGCTAGAAGTGTGCCTCTTCACAGACGCCCGCAGTTCACCGCAGCAGTTGGCGCGGCGGGCGGGATCTCGCAGTGCATAGCGCCGACTCTTGGCGGCGTTTTTGTTGATAAGGCTACTTGGA GATGGTGCTTCTGGATCAACCTTCCTCTTGGCGGTGTGACCTTCCTGGTGGTTCTCTTCCTCCTGAAGCTACCGACGCCGCCGAAGAAGCAGACACAAAGCGTGCGGGAGTTTATTTCAAACTTTGACTTGGTAGGGACACTGCTCCTCATACCTTGGATTATCTGTCTTCTCCTCGCCTTGCAGTGGGGCGGAACTGAATATCCCTGGAGTAATTGGCGCATAATCCTGTGCTGGTGCCTCTTTGCGGTCTGCTTCCTTTTATGGGCACTAGTCCAGTTCCGCGAGGGCGACAAAGCCACCGTCCCATTTCGCATCCTTTTCCAGAGGTCTATGGCCTGTGCTTGCTGGCTTATGCTTCTTCTGTTCTCACTTCTCTTCATCGAAGTGTACTACATCCCCATCTGGTTGCAAGCAGTCAAGAATCACTCTGCCTATCAGAGTGGCATTGACTTATTGGCATCATCGGTTTCCTTGTCAGTGGCTACAATACTTTCTGGATTCTTG ACAAGTCACATCGGATACTACGTCCCGCAACTCATCGCTTCATCTGTTATCGCCTCTATCGGAACGGGGCTGATCTACTCGTTTGACGAAAACACGAGTTCAGGCTTCtg GATTGCCTCACTTGTTCTTTTAGGAGTGGGCGTGGGTCTGGGCGGGCAGCAGACGTTGATAGCAGTTCAGACCGTGTTCCAAGGTCGTGACGTAGCCCTAGCCACGTCTCTCTTGATTTTCCTGCAAAGTCTCGGTGGCACCGTGTTCTTGGCTGTCGCTCAAAACATCTTCCATTCGAGACTAATCTCCGAGTTGAGCCAAAACGTACCCAACGTAAACCCGGCAGTCGTCATTGACGCGGGCGGTTCCGGACTAGTGGAGTCGATGCGGAGCATCTACCCGGATTCAGTCGACGGCATTATCGGAGCTTACAACAAGGCTCTCCAAAACGTCTTCCTGATTGCCACTGTTCTCGGGTGTTTGACAGTTTTTGGGTGTGTCTTCATCGAGTGGAAAAGCGTTAAGAAGGACAAGACGAAAGGCGGCCAGACTCCGGGTCAGACGAAAAGAGATGGAGACGCGGAGAAGTAG
- a CDS encoding major facilitator superfamily transporter, translating to MSGWKYAFALSKEEVARATPPGTARLIVEDESSGGSLRSSNSLRRFPQPSEDPADPLNWAQWRKFALLLTVSLYSFAGNFTSSGIAPALQLWFKAFPTDVRPFSDLTYFIAVNILFLGASNIWWVPLSNIFGRRPVLLAATLLMTIGTIACAVSTTYNGVLVSRLFQGIGAGASESVAPALIGEVFFVDERGRAMAIYTVFLAGGSLIGGIAGGYIGFQLGWFHIFYVGIALSAACFVTTLFLVPETLYDRVVSPNVDAAGQSPIDEKGMESHVEDAQSQVLDYRPFTFGRSLGFTHYRGGVLSNFLAPWKTLRLPGTWVVMFHYAGLVGGIVTISTVGPQLVAAPPYLWGANVGLINIGGVIGTGLGALYTYLLADAQLKKKVKSSGSGLAEAESRLPTMFPSLVIATGGFFVFGFTGQYPSKNGWVGLSAGFAMVSFGLMQLPSVGFNYLIDAYQHLAGDCFVMVTIMRAIIAFAWTFFVAHWVEEKGTSEPFGVFGMLMGIFSLLTIPLWLFGKRMRIATRKLVEA from the exons ATGTCGGGCTGGAAGTATGCGTTTGCCCTAAGCAAGGAGGAAGTCGCAAGGGCAACACCACCTGGGACGGCAAGGTTGATAG TTGAAGACGAGTCTTCCGGCGGGTCACTAAGATCTTCCAACTCTCTCAGACGATTCCCACAACCATCGGAAGACCCAGCAGACCCTCTCAACTGGGCACAATGGCGCAAGTTCGCACTGCTGTTGACTGTCTCACTATACTCTTTTGCCGGCAACTTCACCAGTTCGGGTATTGCACCGGCGTTGCAACTATGGTTCAAGGCTTTCCCCACAGACGTCAGGCCTTTTAGTGACCTCACATACTTTATCGCG GTCAATATTCTGTTCCTCGGAGCGTCCAACATTTGGTGGGTCCCTCTTTCGAACATTTTCGGCCGACGACCCGTGCTGCTGGCCGCAACGCTTCTCATGACGATCGGCACCATTGCCTGCGCTGTCTCAACAACATACAACGGTGTTCTCGTTTCCAGACTATTCCAGGGCATCGGAGCCGGTGCATCAGAGTCTGTCGCCCCGGCACTCATCGGAGAGGTCTTTTTCGTCGATGAGCGAGGGCGTGCCATG GCCATCTACACCGTCTTCCTCGCGGGCGGTTCTCTCATCGGCGGAATAGCGGGCGGATATATCGGGTTCCAACTAGGCTGGTTCCATATCTTTTATGTCGGCATAGCCCTCTCTGCCGCCTGCTTCGTCACCACCCTCTTCTTAGTCCCCGAGACGCTCTATGACCGCGTCGTCTCTCCCAACGTCGACGCCGCAGGCCAGTCGCCCATTGACGAAAAGGGCATGGAAAGCCACGTCGAGGACGCGCAGAGCCAGGTGCTAGACTATCGTCCATTCACCTTCGGGCGGTCCCTGGGCTTCACCCACTATCGCGGCGGCGTCTTGAGCAACTTCCTCGCCCCCTGGAAGACTTTGAGACTCCCGGGCACCTGGGTAGTCATGTTTCACTACGCAGGCCTCGTCGGCGGCATCGTCACCATCTCCACGGTCGGGCCCCAGCTCGTGGCGGCACCGCCGTACCTCTGGGGCGCCAACGTCGGGCTGATCAACATTGGAGGCGTCATCGGAACCGGCTTGGGCGCTTTGTACACGTACCTCCTTGCCGACGCTCAGCTGAAGAAGAAGGTCAAGAGTTCGGGCAGCGGGCTGGCGGAAGCGGAGAGCAGGTTGCCGACCATGTTTCCCTCGCTCGTTATCGCCACGGGCGGGTTCTTCGTGTTTGGCTTCACGGGACAGTACCCGTCCAAGAATGGCTGGGTCGGTCTCTCTGCCGGATTTGCCATGGTGTCGTTTGGTCTTATGCAGCTGCCATCCGTCGGCTTCAACTAC CTCATCGATGCGTATCAGCACCTTGCTGGCGATTGCTTCGTCATGGTCACGATCATGAGAGCAATTATCGCATTTGCGTGGACTTTCTTTGTCGCGCACTGGGTCGAGGAGAAGGGAACTTCGGAACCTTTTGGTGTATTTGGAATGCTGATGGGAATTTTCTCTCTTTTGACGATTCCTCTATGGCTGTTTGGGAAGAGGATGAGAATTGCCACCAGAAAGCTGGTCGAGGCATGA